The genomic interval TCCTGGGAGTCCTCTCACTGTGGCAACCATAGCGGAGTTAGTTTtactttaatatgtttattatgcaccacatacccatcctgtgggtggtagtcaaaagattacagaggtacataatgggtccagggactgaaccccaaagttttgatagctgagcaagttacaaaggtaatgaactccaggtagatctggtcacaattatgacaagttacaaaggtatttacagattacagaggtacataatggatccagggactgggcccccaaagttttgatagctgaactaggtacaaaggtaatgaatcctgtaagtaaatttacttacttacgtttatacatggctacaatcatgaacaaattatagagtaatgagcaactcacacgtccacacccggtcacaactataatgagttattggtgcaaatattaattgttgggtcacatacacacacacacacacacacacacacacacacacacacacacacacacacacacacacacacacacacacacacacatatacatgtggtaatgctttatttacagctagcaaagtcagggtatttctccaagatggataaaatactttgccatttcttgaaaatttcattaattttatcgcactccagtatataatgacgcaaggtgtgacaatagtccatctggcaaagtttacatttcgtttggtagattagattagattagatcttgccaccgaagtggctagtttattgtgcaccccatatccatcctgtggacggtagcgcgagagcatatggatacacaaaaggcctaggaactaggccccaaagggttaacatgaatacatatggatttatatctacatatctatagttcacttatctgttacaagcaaatttaggaaatttgcttagtatatatggtatcttattttcattaataagatatcttgacatgttacatgggttattatactgtctgtctctgtattcctcaagacagtgaccatatgcctgatcacataatttacatgtctacatctggtggtggtgatttaacctgctatagatacttgtaactcagccggagccgggcagtagtgacatccaagagtctgcttatcttgttggatgcaccatagacatgtggctcctcctgcatgatagaatgataatagatggactgactggtgtcagtctccctgagtattaagtcaataaaattcagtagaagtttttttcgtattattgttctcaaactgctaactgacaagccaagattgtaaacTACTCCTTGTCAGGTAcaagcagtttgagaacaataataagaaaagaacttcaactgaattttattgacttaagccTTAGCGGAGGAGAGTGCTTCCTCGTGGGAGATCATACTGACAGTCATGAAGAAAAGACACAGGTATAGAACAAgctctgtggcctggtggctaacgttCTTGTTTCACACAgcgagggcccaggttcgatttccggctagggtagaaacattgggcgtgtttctttacaccagttgtctatgcgccccatcagtaaaatgagtgcctgggtgatagtggactggtgtgggtcgcatcctgggacaaaactgacctaatttgcccgtaatgctctgcataacaaggagctttctatacagtatgtcattgatgtcagctaggactgtataccttgtacatgtacttgtagaaatagagataataattattattattattattattattattattattattattattattattattattattattattattattattattattattattattattattattattattaaatgaagAAAAACTCTCTTATTCATGTAAATGGCTTTCCTATTTTCATTACCCTGacatttaaaaataatttttctaatttgaaaaaaaatgtgATTTTATATTAAAATAACAATGTGGACCCTGGTGTTCcaggaggtggtgtgtgggaggggtgagTAAGTATGTGATGAAGGCGGTGGAGacgtgttgtgggtggtggggcgGTGTTGTAGCCGCCCATCCAGCTTACACCACCCTCTTTGTCCTTCTGGCGgtaggcttggcctccctaggcCTACTAAATCTGCAACTGGAACAGCGCTCCTACCGTCTGTGGATACCTCACAACTCCCATTTCAATAAGGTGGGtgagtattatattattatcaatatACCTGTAGGAATCACACAGTTCCTTGGCAGAAATTAGGAAGCAATTATGTTGTGATACCATCacttgccattttttttttgttgagacTGTATCTGCATATTAATTAATTATATAATAAACTATGTGAAGAGATTGTGATATTTTAAATGACTAAGTTATATCTAAAAGATATACATCATAATGTTCAGTTGCACCTAATTCACACTCACTGTGATTTTTGTAGTTCTGAGTTTTTGCATTACCGTTCACAGGATAAGCTGTAGATGATCAGTAAACTATACTCACTGGATGAGCTGCAGATGTTCAAAAAATTAGCTACTCAGGAGTGTGTAATGTAACAAATTACTCACCAGAGGTCAAAGTGTAGTCACCACATGAAGAAAAAGAACATTGCTGAGCAATgtttagctctgtgtagagcgCTACAATGAGGGAAATGTTGTCTTAGTTTAAAGCTTATTTTGCATTGTCTTTCTTTGCCTCTTTAATGTCGATAGTACATCATTTATATCATATAGCCGTCGCAGTTACTGTCATACTTGCAGGTGAATGAGTGGAAGATGAAGAACTTCCCAAGCAATTACCGCCATCATGTGGGAATATGGGAGGCCAGGGAAAACATATTAACGGCCCGGGCCGTGCAGAGCATGTGGAGTCTTCACCAGCTGATGGCCAACCTCACTTTGGAAGTCTTAGGTTCAAACATCAGTTGGAACAATGTCtgcacccgccttccttccctcatCAGCCAATCCAATCTCTCGAAACCAGAAACTTCTTCCAGAAGGAAAGCTCGTTATCAGCAGGAAATTCCTGCTGCCGTGCCTACTGCTAGTGAGATGAGCATAGAGTATCTCAACGCTGAGAGAAACGGAAGTGATGAGTCTCTGGAGGGTAGCAAGGTGACACCTGCAAGTGATGATAGCCAGTCCTCGGGGGACGGTAGTGTGTGGCCCCTGAAAAACGCCAACCAGAAGGAGAAGCAGCTTATGAGCCGGGTGTCACGGGAAATGTGGGAGGCAGCGAGGAATGACTACAGCCACCTACTTCCCAGAGGGATTTATTGTCATGTTTTGGATAGCCTACCCACTCTGTGCTATGAAAGAAGCTTGttggaggtgtggggttaccacCCCCATCTCATCATGAACCTCACCGACGATCAGGTAGTTAGCGACATTAACAAGGCATCCACAAGTAACGTCTTCGGTTATCCGACTCGCATGGCAGCCTTTCTTGGAGGGATCATCAAGGATGCTTCCGGCCGCATTGTTGCGGCTAGGTCAGCACTTCATACCTGGGTCACCAAGGTTAAGACTGATGCCACAAGCAATATAATAGATCTGGGCAATGGGCAGACAGTGGACCAGGAAAGTATGGCCTGGGAGAAGGCTCTCATAGAGAAGGCACTTCACACGCACTCTTCCCAGGATGTCACCTTACATATCCATGCTGCTCACAGTTTTGGAGCAGTGAGTTCATCAGCCATCAAGGGCGACTTGATGTGGGTGTTTCTTGGATGGGCAGTGATGGGGTGTTATGTAGTGGTCACTCTAGGTCACTCTATGCCTGCCCTTGTGGGTCTCCTGTGTGTTGCGATGGCAGCTGCTGCCTCCTATGGCCTTTGCTCAGTCTTTGGTGTGCCCTATGGTCCTATAACATCGTTGCTTCCTGTGCTTCTCGTGGGTCTAGGCGTGGATGACATGTACGTGATTGTAATGGCGTGGGAAGCTGCAGGTGGGCGGGATTCCACGATTGTGAGGCAGGGTAGACAAACTCTGAAAAAGGCCGGGGTagccatcactctcaccactttCACCGACGTGGTGGCCTTCCTGGTGGGCTCCAGCACTCAGATTCCAGCCCTTCGATGGTTCTGTATCTACGCAGCGGCAAGCATTGCTGCGGTCTACCTTCTGCAGATAACTGTCTTCGTAGCAGCCCTCGCCcgagataagtgctgtaaggccACAGTCATCACCATGTGCAGCAATTCACCTCATGGGGTACTACAGAGAATGATGAATAGGTATGCCAGAGTGGTGGTAGACCGCACCGTGGCAGTTTTGGTGGTGCTGGCAGCAAcagcactggtggcagcaggAGTATGGGGCTCCCTCTACCTAAAGGCCAAATTCAACCCCCTGTTGTTTCTGCCTCCCTCTTCCTACCTATATCGCTGGTTTGATGCCATGAACCGACAAtttcctgagatgggagagagaggaagtatTTACTTTACCAATACCAGCCTACCTGAGGACCTTCCCGCCCTAAATGCCCTGGTTGACACCCTCCTCCAATCCCCATATGTAGCCACCGTGGAAGCCTGGTTCTCAGAACTCGACATTTACATGTACCACGACTTAAGGTATTCGGGACGTGAGCTTACGAAGGGTTTGTTGCAAGAAGCACTCGGTGTGTTCCTTCACTCTGGCGTGGGAGCGAAATTCATCCCTCATTTTGTTTTTAATGAGCCGTTAGTGTGCTCCGCTCCTGCTCCAAACATCTCCACGTTTAAGATAAATTTCGTTTATCAGCGGATGGaaaagcagtggcagcagcaggcggCTATGAAGGGGGTCAGACGGGCAGTAGAAGACCTTAATGTGTCTGGCTACCATGCTGTCTGGGCCCACGTCTACAGCCAGTGGGAAACTGATGCTAATCTGTCCGGTGAGCTATGGCGTAATCTGGGAATAgttgtgggtgtggtaggtgtggtgacggtggtagtagtggggactGGTGTGACAGCGCTGATGGTAGTGGGGTGCGTCATGGCCACACTGGTGGAGGTGGCCGCCATCATGCACGTGTTAAACCTCGCCAtcgacaccatcactaccatcgccTTAGTACTGTCTGCGGGTCTCTGCGTTGATTACGCTGTACATGTAGCACATGCCTTCCTGGAGGCTGGAGGAGACAGGCGTAAGCGAGTGCAGGCAGCGGTGACTACAATTGGTCCTGCGGTGATACATGCTGGCGTCTCCACACTTATAGCCTTCCTTGCTCTCGCTCCCTCTCACTCACATCTCTTCATCTCCTTCTTCAAAATCTTTACTGGTGTGTCTGTGTTGGGTCTCTTCCACGGCCTGGTTGTGCTGCCAGCCCTGCTCTCCTTAATAGGTCCGAACGCTAAACCTCTCCACTCCTCACCACCATCAGCTCCACCAATAATAATACtccaatacacacacagtacttgCACTCTTCACTACACGCACACCCTCCCACCAGTGCCGTCAATGAAACACGAACATGTTACCCACCCTGGTGACCACAGGGCATCAGTAGTCACTAACGACAGAGTGAGAGTCTCAGATGTTCGTGTGCGCCTGTACGTAAAAAGCCATCATACGTTGCACCTTAATTTAAACACCTCGGACAAAACACAAAATATTGAAGGTGTTAATACCCGAGAACAAGAAAGTTTTCCTTCGGAGAACATTCACAAAAATCATACCACTAAAGAACATAATCTGAAGTGCTTAAGGAACGTCAACAATAGCAAAGACTCTATAGAGCACAAACAGAGGACAAACTCTACAGAGCACAAGCAGAGCATAAA from Cherax quadricarinatus isolate ZL_2023a chromosome 3, ASM3850222v1, whole genome shotgun sequence carries:
- the LOC128684093 gene encoding patched domain-containing protein 3-like; the protein is MHRLAEALKMHERGSYKVSDERHYVAEETPGTAENEEGGGRVTEAAREQQRPHQEVQKTDRTSKQRWCVGGVSKYVMKAVETCCGWWGGVVAAHPAYTTLFVLLAVGLASLGLLNLQLEQRSYRLWIPHNSHFNKVNEWKMKNFPSNYRHHVGIWEARENILTARAVQSMWSLHQLMANLTLEVLGSNISWNNVCTRLPSLISQSNLSKPETSSRRKARYQQEIPAAVPTASEMSIEYLNAERNGSDESLEGSKVTPASDDSQSSGDGSVWPLKNANQKEKQLMSRVSREMWEAARNDYSHLLPRGIYCHVLDSLPTLCYERSLLEVWGYHPHLIMNLTDDQVVSDINKASTSNVFGYPTRMAAFLGGIIKDASGRIVAARSALHTWVTKVKTDATSNIIDLGNGQTVDQESMAWEKALIEKALHTHSSQDVTLHIHAAHSFGAVSSSAIKGDLMWVFLGWAVMGCYVVVTLGHSMPALVGLLCVAMAAAASYGLCSVFGVPYGPITSLLPVLLVGLGVDDMYVIVMAWEAAGGRDSTIVRQGRQTLKKAGVAITLTTFTDVVAFLVGSSTQIPALRWFCIYAAASIAAVYLLQITVFVAALARDKCCKATVITMCSNSPHGVLQRMMNRYARVVVDRTVAVLVVLAATALVAAGVWGSLYLKAKFNPLLFLPPSSYLYRWFDAMNRQFPEMGERGSIYFTNTSLPEDLPALNALVDTLLQSPYVATVEAWFSELDIYMYHDLRYSGRELTKGLLQEALGVFLHSGVGAKFIPHFVFNEPLVCSAPAPNISTFKINFVYQRMEKQWQQQAAMKGVRRAVEDLNVSGYHAVWAHVYSQWETDANLSGELWRNLGIVVGVVGVVTVVVVGTGVTALMVVGCVMATLVEVAAIMHVLNLAIDTITTIALVLSAGLCVDYAVHVAHAFLEAGGDRRKRVQAAVTTIGPAVIHAGVSTLIAFLALAPSHSHLFISFFKIFTGVSVLGLFHGLVVLPALLSLIGPNAKPLHSSPPSAPPIIILQYTHSTCTLHYTHTLPPVPSMKHEHVTHPGDHRASVVTNDRVRVSDVRVRLYVKSHHTLHLNLNTSDKTQNIEGVNTREQESFPSENIHKNHTTKEHNLKCLRNVNNSKDSIEHKQRTNSTEHKQSINCTEHKQSTNSTEHKQSINSTEHNLIGLLNENSRENTIKDPITS